From one Thalassospira lucentensis genomic stretch:
- a CDS encoding FAD-binding oxidoreductase, with protein sequence MSHRQYDRIETPESLIASLRDMLGDRLSTAAAVLEQHGKDESWHAASPPDAVVFATSTEEVAKVVTLCAEHNVPIVPFGTGSSLEGHVAALRGGICIDLSRMDAILEVNNEDLDCRVQAGVTREQLNDHLRDTGLFFPIDPGANASIGGMTATRASGTNAVRYGTMRDNVLNLTVVTPDGKIIKTANRARKSSAGYDLTRLFVGSEGTLGVITEIALKLYGIPEAMSAAVCAFPSVDAAVDTVILTIQAGIPVARIEFLDEMQIRAINNYSKTDHKEAPTLFFEFHGTEAGVKEQAEFVQSVAEEFGAEEFQWATRQEDRNKLWAARHKAYYASLQLEPGKAGMPTDVCVPISKLAEAIRETRADCDASPLTCTIVGHVGDGNFHTLILLDPEDPAQMAEAKRLHDRMVERALKLGGTCTGEHGIGYGKLDFMEAEHGPDTIALMRAIKSAIDPKGLMNPGKLIPGL encoded by the coding sequence ATGTCCCATCGCCAATATGACCGCATTGAAACCCCCGAAAGCCTGATCGCGTCACTGCGCGATATGCTGGGGGATCGCCTGTCGACCGCCGCCGCCGTTCTTGAACAGCATGGCAAGGATGAAAGCTGGCACGCGGCATCCCCGCCTGATGCGGTGGTGTTTGCCACCTCGACCGAGGAAGTCGCGAAGGTCGTGACACTTTGCGCCGAACATAATGTGCCGATCGTGCCGTTTGGCACCGGATCGTCGCTTGAGGGGCATGTGGCGGCCCTTCGAGGCGGGATCTGTATTGATCTTTCGCGGATGGATGCGATCCTTGAGGTCAATAACGAGGACCTTGATTGCCGGGTTCAGGCCGGGGTGACGCGCGAACAGCTTAATGATCATCTGCGCGATACCGGTCTGTTTTTCCCGATTGATCCGGGGGCGAATGCCTCCATCGGCGGGATGACGGCCACGCGTGCATCGGGCACCAATGCGGTGCGTTATGGCACCATGCGCGACAATGTTTTGAACCTTACCGTGGTTACACCGGATGGCAAGATCATCAAGACCGCCAACCGGGCACGCAAATCATCGGCGGGTTATGACCTGACGCGCCTGTTTGTCGGATCCGAAGGTACGCTTGGCGTGATTACCGAAATCGCATTGAAGCTGTATGGCATCCCCGAAGCGATGTCGGCAGCGGTCTGTGCGTTTCCGAGCGTTGATGCGGCGGTCGATACCGTGATCCTGACCATTCAGGCCGGTATTCCGGTGGCGCGCATCGAGTTCCTTGATGAAATGCAAATCCGGGCGATCAACAATTATTCCAAGACCGATCACAAGGAAGCCCCGACCCTGTTCTTCGAATTCCACGGCACCGAAGCCGGTGTGAAGGAACAGGCGGAATTTGTTCAGTCGGTGGCCGAAGAATTTGGTGCCGAGGAATTCCAGTGGGCGACCCGTCAGGAAGACCGCAACAAATTGTGGGCGGCACGCCACAAGGCGTATTACGCGTCGCTGCAGCTTGAACCGGGCAAGGCGGGCATGCCGACGGACGTTTGCGTGCCGATTTCGAAACTGGCCGAGGCGATCCGCGAAACGCGGGCCGATTGCGATGCCAGCCCGCTGACCTGCACGATTGTCGGCCATGTGGGGGATGGCAATTTCCATACCCTGATCCTGCTGGACCCCGAAGATCCGGCGCAGATGGCCGAAGCCAAACGCCTGCATGACCGCATGGTCGAACGTGCGTTGAAACTTGGCGGGACCTGCACAGGCGAACATGGCATCGGTTACGGTAAGCTTGATTTCATGGAAGCCGAACATGGCCCCGATACGATTGCCCTGATGCGCGCCATCAAATCGGCGATTGATCCCAAGGGATTGATGAACCCGGGCAAGCTTATTCCGGGGCTTTGA
- the choX gene encoding choline ABC transporter substrate-binding protein, with amino-acid sequence MKKTGLLGMMAIGVALAGFGQTTPARAADAACDTVVFSDPQWTDITSTNALTGVVLEALGYQQKVETISVPVTFEMLGAGEVDVFQGNWMPAQQKFVDAANEKGGIENLGVNLKGAKFTLAVPEYVAAAGIKSFADLGAHGEEFDHKIYGIEPGAPANQLIQKMIDSGDFGLEGWELVESSEQAMLAQAKRLERGEDWIVFLAWAPHPMNNQFDLTYLEGGDEYFGPNYGGADVYTLVRGDFAKACPNVGKLLDNVSFTLDMENTMMGMIINDGMAPNDAATKLLKEDPSVLDAWLEGVTTKDGGDGLAAVKDALGV; translated from the coding sequence ATGAAAAAAACAGGACTTTTGGGGATGATGGCAATCGGTGTTGCACTGGCCGGGTTTGGCCAGACGACGCCGGCAAGGGCTGCAGATGCCGCCTGCGATACCGTGGTGTTTTCCGACCCGCAATGGACCGACATCACATCGACCAATGCGCTGACCGGTGTGGTGCTTGAAGCCTTGGGCTATCAGCAGAAAGTCGAAACCATTTCCGTGCCGGTGACCTTTGAAATGCTGGGTGCCGGGGAAGTCGACGTGTTTCAGGGCAACTGGATGCCGGCCCAGCAGAAATTTGTTGATGCGGCCAATGAAAAGGGCGGCATTGAAAATCTTGGCGTGAACCTGAAGGGGGCGAAATTCACGCTTGCGGTGCCGGAATATGTTGCGGCGGCGGGGATCAAAAGCTTTGCCGATCTGGGCGCGCATGGTGAAGAGTTCGATCACAAGATTTACGGCATCGAGCCGGGCGCACCGGCCAACCAGCTGATCCAGAAAATGATCGATTCCGGTGATTTCGGTCTTGAGGGCTGGGAACTTGTCGAAAGCAGCGAACAGGCGATGCTGGCACAGGCCAAGCGCCTTGAACGCGGCGAAGACTGGATCGTGTTCCTGGCATGGGCACCGCACCCGATGAACAACCAGTTCGACCTGACCTATCTTGAAGGCGGGGATGAATATTTCGGCCCGAATTACGGCGGGGCGGATGTCTATACGCTGGTGCGCGGTGACTTTGCCAAGGCCTGCCCGAATGTCGGCAAGCTGCTTGATAATGTCAGCTTCACCCTTGATATGGAAAACACCATGATGGGGATGATCATCAATGATGGCATGGCGCCCAATGATGCCGCGACCAAGCTTCTGAAAGAAGACCCGTCGGTTCTTGATGCGTGGCTTGAAGGCGTTACGACCAAGGATGGCGGCGACGGGCTGGCCGCGGTCAAGGATGCACTTGGCGTCTGA
- the betC gene encoding choline-sulfatase, whose amino-acid sequence MPKASKPMNILFVMADQLAARCLPVYGHEVVKTPNIDALCENAVVFDSAYTNSPLCAPSRFCLMTGQLPGRIEAYDNASDLPSDIPTVAHYLRRAGYRTALSGKMHFCGADQLHGYEDRLTSDIYPADYGWYCDWDNFEDRPSWYHNMGSVTQAGPVYRSNQLDFDDETAFEAKRYLYDVARQKKHDDRPFFLTVSFTHPHDPYNARPEFWDLYDGVEIDPVRVKIDDAELDPHSRRLRHVYNLDEQPVTDDEILQARRAYYASISYVDSLVGSLMQTLRETGMDNNTLIVFSGDHGDMLGERGMWYKMSWFEPSARVPMFFAFPGAKGQKRVSQSVSLIDILPTLRELAGDDAAGALAGPIDGRSLVPHMQGTGGHDEVIGEYCGEGALSPIIMIRRGAYKYIASGIDPDMLYDLESDPDEVHDLINDPAHGEIRDAFRAELAENWDLDAFRERVIHSQKRRKLVYEALTQGRVTPWDHQPKRDSSTMYMRNHLDLDDVELDARLTVPAAGE is encoded by the coding sequence GTGCCGAAGGCCTCAAAACCGATGAATATTCTGTTTGTCATGGCCGACCAGTTGGCCGCGCGGTGTCTGCCGGTTTATGGTCATGAGGTGGTCAAAACGCCCAACATCGATGCGCTGTGTGAAAATGCGGTGGTCTTTGATTCCGCCTATACCAACAGCCCGCTTTGCGCGCCGTCGCGCTTTTGCCTGATGACCGGGCAATTGCCCGGCCGGATCGAGGCTTATGACAACGCATCCGACCTGCCGTCCGATATTCCGACGGTGGCGCATTACCTGCGCCGCGCCGGATATCGCACCGCCCTTTCGGGCAAGATGCATTTTTGCGGTGCCGATCAGCTTCACGGTTACGAGGATCGCCTGACATCGGATATCTATCCGGCGGATTACGGCTGGTATTGCGACTGGGACAATTTCGAAGACCGGCCAAGCTGGTATCACAATATGGGGTCGGTCACGCAGGCAGGGCCGGTTTACCGTTCCAACCAGCTTGATTTCGATGACGAAACCGCGTTCGAGGCGAAGCGTTACCTTTATGATGTCGCGCGCCAGAAGAAACACGATGACCGTCCGTTTTTCCTGACGGTATCCTTTACCCATCCGCATGATCCCTATAATGCGCGTCCGGAATTCTGGGACCTTTATGACGGGGTGGAAATCGATCCGGTGCGGGTCAAGATCGACGATGCGGAACTTGATCCGCATTCACGGCGTTTGCGTCATGTCTATAATCTTGATGAACAGCCGGTTACCGATGACGAAATCCTTCAGGCGCGCCGTGCCTATTATGCGTCGATCAGTTATGTCGACAGTCTGGTCGGGTCGCTGATGCAGACCCTGCGCGAAACCGGCATGGACAACAATACCCTGATCGTGTTTAGCGGTGATCATGGCGACATGCTGGGCGAACGCGGCATGTGGTACAAAATGTCGTGGTTTGAACCGAGCGCCCGGGTGCCGATGTTCTTTGCCTTTCCGGGGGCAAAGGGGCAGAAACGCGTTTCGCAATCGGTATCTCTGATCGATATCCTGCCGACATTGCGCGAGCTTGCCGGGGATGATGCGGCGGGGGCGCTGGCCGGGCCGATTGATGGCAGAAGCCTTGTGCCGCACATGCAGGGCACCGGCGGCCATGACGAGGTGATCGGCGAATATTGCGGCGAGGGGGCGTTGTCCCCGATCATCATGATCCGGCGCGGGGCCTATAAATACATCGCATCGGGGATTGATCCCGATATGCTTTATGACCTTGAAAGCGATCCCGATGAAGTGCACGACCTGATCAATGATCCGGCACATGGCGAAATCCGCGATGCGTTTCGTGCCGAACTTGCGGAAAACTGGGATCTGGATGCGTTCCGCGAACGCGTCATCCACAGCCAGAAACGCCGCAAGCTGGTTTATGAAGCCCTGACACAAGGGCGGGTTACACCGTGGGATCATCAGCCAAAACGCGATAGTTCGACCATGTATATGCGCAATCATCTTGATCTTGATGACGTTGAACTTGACGCGCGTCTGACGGTTCCGGCGGCAGGGGAATGA
- a CDS encoding LysR substrate-binding domain-containing protein: protein MKFHHIPSPHALIAFEAAARRASFTAAARELGVGQPAVSHQITALEEQLGQPLFRRKHRGVSLTRAGQELFDCISVAFGQIDRTVERIKTRRSARLSVGTDFAFASFILMPHLPEFIARHPDIEVNVVTNQTGHFAADQNIDIEISFGNCHPEDVMLIPEQVTPVCSPAFLEARGHPKNIADLRHYPLIHLDDEIDHRWFNWESWLRTAGVRETGRLYGHRFNTYLLVLSATLSGQGVALGWTALLQQHLKTGQLVTLGDVTLGSDRGYVLSCRSNTHRQEQINAFLGWARDLVAQNPKPGTDKTPAIAS from the coding sequence ATGAAATTTCATCACATCCCGTCGCCGCATGCCCTGATCGCATTCGAAGCCGCCGCCCGCCGCGCCAGCTTCACCGCCGCCGCGCGTGAACTCGGTGTGGGCCAGCCCGCCGTCAGCCACCAGATCACCGCCCTTGAGGAACAGCTTGGCCAACCGCTGTTTCGCCGCAAGCATCGCGGTGTGTCACTGACGCGCGCCGGGCAGGAATTGTTTGATTGCATTTCGGTGGCATTCGGTCAGATCGACCGCACGGTGGAACGGATCAAAACCAGGCGGTCCGCCCGGCTCAGTGTCGGCACCGATTTCGCCTTTGCGTCCTTCATCCTGATGCCGCATCTTCCGGAATTCATTGCCCGCCATCCCGATATCGAGGTCAATGTCGTCACCAACCAGACCGGGCATTTCGCCGCCGATCAGAATATCGATATCGAAATCTCGTTCGGGAACTGCCACCCCGAAGACGTGATGCTGATCCCCGAACAGGTCACCCCGGTTTGCAGCCCGGCGTTCCTTGAGGCCCGCGGTCATCCGAAAAACATCGCCGACCTGCGGCATTATCCGCTGATCCATCTGGATGATGAAATCGATCATCGCTGGTTTAACTGGGAAAGCTGGCTGCGCACCGCCGGGGTTCGGGAAACCGGGCGGCTTTACGGCCACCGGTTCAACACCTATCTGCTCGTCCTTTCGGCCACCCTGTCCGGACAGGGGGTGGCCCTTGGCTGGACCGCCCTTTTGCAGCAGCACCTGAAAACCGGGCAGCTCGTCACCCTTGGCGATGTGACACTGGGATCGGACCGCGGATATGTCCTGTCCTGCCGGTCAAACACCCACCGGCAGGAACAGATCAACGCGTTTCTCGGCTGGGCCCGCGATCTGGTCGCGCAAAACCCCAAACCCGGAACAGACAAAACCCCGGCCATCGCGTCCTGA
- a CDS encoding TIGR00266 family protein codes for MADVIDYKIHGEEMQLVEIELDPGEGVRAEAGAMMYMSDGIAMQTGTGGGIFSGFKRMLTGEGFFITSFVHEGSGKGHVAFAAPYPGKVVPMNLPELGGEIICQKDAFLCAASGIDIDIAFSKKLGAGLFGGEGFILQRLRGDGLAFVHAGGTIIRKDLQAGQTLRVDTGTLVAMTPSVDYSIKFIGGFTNALFGGEGLFVTTLEGPGTVWLQTLPFARLADRIAAALPQDRNKG; via the coding sequence ATGGCAGACGTGATCGACTACAAAATCCATGGCGAGGAAATGCAGCTTGTCGAGATCGAACTTGATCCGGGCGAGGGCGTGCGGGCCGAAGCCGGGGCGATGATGTATATGTCGGACGGCATTGCCATGCAGACCGGCACGGGCGGCGGGATTTTTTCAGGCTTCAAACGGATGCTGACCGGCGAGGGGTTCTTTATCACCAGTTTCGTCCATGAAGGATCGGGCAAGGGGCATGTCGCCTTTGCCGCGCCCTATCCGGGCAAGGTGGTGCCGATGAATTTGCCGGAACTGGGGGGCGAGATCATTTGCCAGAAGGATGCGTTTTTGTGCGCGGCATCGGGCATTGATATCGATATCGCATTCTCCAAGAAACTCGGTGCCGGTTTGTTTGGCGGCGAGGGCTTTATCCTGCAGCGGTTGCGCGGCGACGGGCTGGCGTTTGTGCATGCGGGTGGCACGATCATCCGCAAGGATTTGCAGGCGGGCCAGACATTGCGTGTGGATACCGGGACACTTGTCGCGATGACGCCATCGGTCGATTATTCGATCAAATTCATTGGCGGCTTTACCAATGCGCTGTTTGGCGGCGAGGGGCTTTTTGTCACGACCCTTGAAGGGCCGGGGACGGTCTGGTTGCAGACATTGCCATTTGCGCGGCTGGCGGACCGGATTGCCGCGGCCCTGCCGCAGGATCGCAACAAGGGTTAG
- a CDS encoding branched-chain amino acid ABC transporter permease, with translation MNTRSGSRHFHRVFWLLPLLAAILSSCAPRDPYQFNICRLALPGIEDEDKQIRLVTRFDETSDGNQITLRYQLLEPGEIPLPSTETHAITCHFEAATKPNTPTNLYAIETTRLGPVSDAHMALLKRFWIDRVGRTALESYIDPESHGLRADVPDIGLPAAYATQLVLSGLARGAIYGLLALSFTLIYGLIGRINLAFGEVVMTAALGTIITSLWISGMVGWLIPVMVVGSVAMASFVGSGLSHLTWRNVFGPLGRRAAGGRAMIVASLGCVLVIQEFIRIVISARNFNLPPIWQFSVPLLRGDHFVVRLHGFDMLAIGGAVMVAGILVWIMGKTAFGRNWRAISQDRLGAALCGVSLSRTESQSFVLAGFLCGLTGAMLALRYGVINFHSGTLFGFKALTAAILGGIGRMRGAWLGGLMIGLTETLWSGYFGGAYRDVAVFGLLAAILVLRPQGLLGINDSHDSLFSARNGQI, from the coding sequence GTGAATACCAGATCAGGGTCAAGGCATTTTCATCGCGTTTTCTGGCTGCTGCCACTTCTGGCCGCAATCCTGTCTTCCTGCGCGCCGCGCGATCCCTATCAGTTCAATATCTGCCGCCTGGCCCTGCCGGGGATCGAGGATGAAGACAAACAGATCCGCCTTGTCACCCGGTTTGACGAAACCTCTGACGGCAATCAGATCACCCTGCGTTACCAGTTGCTTGAACCGGGCGAAATCCCCCTGCCCTCGACCGAAACCCACGCCATTACGTGTCATTTCGAAGCAGCGACCAAGCCCAACACGCCAACCAACCTTTATGCGATTGAAACAACCCGCCTTGGCCCGGTGTCGGACGCGCATATGGCCCTGCTGAAACGGTTCTGGATTGACCGGGTCGGGCGCACCGCACTCGAAAGCTATATCGATCCCGAAAGCCACGGCCTGCGCGCCGATGTGCCCGATATCGGGTTGCCTGCGGCCTATGCCACCCAACTGGTGCTAAGCGGCCTTGCGCGCGGTGCGATCTATGGCCTGCTCGCACTTTCGTTTACCCTGATCTATGGCCTGATCGGGCGTATCAATCTTGCCTTTGGCGAGGTGGTGATGACGGCCGCCCTTGGCACCATCATCACAAGCCTGTGGATATCAGGTATGGTCGGCTGGCTGATCCCGGTGATGGTGGTCGGATCGGTCGCGATGGCATCCTTTGTCGGATCGGGGTTAAGCCACCTGACATGGCGCAATGTCTTTGGCCCGCTGGGCCGCCGTGCTGCTGGCGGGCGGGCGATGATTGTCGCGTCCCTTGGTTGCGTTCTGGTCATTCAGGAATTTATCCGGATTGTCATATCGGCACGCAATTTCAACCTGCCGCCGATCTGGCAGTTTTCCGTACCGCTTTTGCGCGGCGATCATTTCGTCGTGCGCCTGCACGGGTTCGATATGCTGGCCATTGGCGGGGCGGTTATGGTTGCGGGCATTCTGGTCTGGATCATGGGCAAAACCGCCTTTGGCCGGAACTGGCGCGCGATCAGCCAGGATCGTCTGGGGGCGGCCCTTTGCGGGGTGTCTCTTTCGCGCACTGAATCCCAATCCTTTGTTCTGGCAGGATTTTTATGCGGATTAACCGGCGCAATGTTGGCCCTTCGTTATGGTGTCATTAATTTTCACAGTGGTACGCTTTTCGGGTTCAAGGCACTGACTGCCGCCATCCTTGGGGGAATAGGACGGATGCGCGGTGCGTGGCTGGGCGGGTTAATGATCGGTTTGACCGAAACGTTATGGTCGGGATATTTCGGCGGGGCCTATCGCGATGTGGCGGTTTTCGGGCTTCTGGCGGCGATCCTCGTCCTGCGCCCTCAGGGGCTTTTGGGGATAAATGACAGTCATGACAGCTTGTTCTCCGCACGGAACGGACAAATATGA
- a CDS encoding sensor domain-containing diguanylate cyclase — MTACSPHGTDKYEKNGPLKRLVTSLGAQRPAPSGKWRDRERQDMVQFKTRDWLVDDEAIAPSLDKWQRAVDLMTELLGATAGFVVEYNDRIGYRSVVTSQNNTNPYAGCKTSITGLDTNIFCRQVIAQSDTFYEPDARGKPEWADNPELTEDGFCSYFGVPVTWSNGTIFGTICVFDREPTRYSDTLQKLIETIRDLIEADLRLYEQFQIMRSISLSDQLTGLNNRAGFEMLAQQKIRIAKRYHHHIGLIFIDLDDMKHWNDDYGHAAGDAALKAVGAAITASIREVDICGRIGGDEFAILGYVRNRGDLTTIITRIRNALLAVKLTVAASKKPIHETPKISAGAAVFFEPVKENLETMMDMADQEMYRDKNRKR, encoded by the coding sequence ATGACAGCTTGTTCTCCGCACGGAACGGACAAATATGAAAAGAACGGACCCCTGAAACGTCTGGTCACGTCACTTGGCGCACAAAGACCGGCACCATCAGGGAAATGGAGGGACCGGGAACGTCAGGATATGGTGCAGTTCAAGACCCGCGACTGGCTTGTCGATGACGAGGCCATCGCGCCGTCACTCGACAAGTGGCAGCGTGCGGTCGATCTGATGACCGAACTTCTGGGTGCTACCGCCGGTTTCGTGGTCGAATATAATGACCGGATCGGTTACCGGTCCGTCGTCACCAGTCAGAACAACACCAATCCCTATGCCGGGTGCAAAACCTCGATCACCGGGCTTGATACCAATATTTTCTGCCGGCAGGTCATCGCACAAAGCGACACCTTCTATGAACCGGACGCGCGCGGCAAACCCGAATGGGCCGACAACCCCGAACTGACCGAAGACGGTTTCTGTTCCTATTTCGGGGTGCCGGTGACCTGGTCGAACGGCACGATATTTGGCACGATCTGCGTGTTTGACCGTGAACCGACGCGATATTCCGACACGCTGCAAAAACTGATCGAAACCATCCGAGATCTGATCGAAGCCGACCTTCGGCTCTATGAACAGTTCCAGATCATGCGCAGCATCTCGCTGTCCGATCAGTTGACCGGGCTTAACAACCGCGCCGGGTTTGAAATGCTGGCCCAGCAGAAAATCCGCATCGCCAAACGCTATCACCACCATATCGGCCTGATCTTCATTGATCTTGATGACATGAAACACTGGAATGATGATTACGGCCATGCGGCGGGGGACGCGGCACTCAAGGCCGTCGGGGCCGCCATCACCGCCAGCATTCGCGAGGTTGATATTTGCGGGCGGATCGGCGGCGATGAATTTGCCATTCTGGGCTATGTGCGCAATCGCGGCGATCTGACCACCATCATCACCCGTATCCGCAATGCGCTTCTGGCGGTCAAACTGACCGTGGCCGCCTCGAAAAAGCCGATCCACGAAACCCCGAAAATAAGTGCCGGGGCGGCTGTGTTTTTCGAACCGGTCAAGGAAAACCTCGAAACCATGATGGATATGGCCGATCAGGAAATGTATCGCGACAAAAACCGCAAACGATAG
- a CDS encoding GNAT family N-acetyltransferase, translating to MQIRKGTANDLPFIRDLTKRATDSTYFIEGMGDAATATVARYVDMSTGVFENALASDNHSVIVTTQGDDLLGYVIVIHDNPEIDWIMVDPAAHGLGAGKALMIAALDALAERKPHATVRLSVVAHNERAKAFYRKFGFLVTGPIPGRDIPTVEMQRAA from the coding sequence ATGCAGATCCGCAAAGGCACTGCCAACGACCTTCCCTTCATCCGCGACCTGACCAAGCGCGCAACGGATTCAACCTATTTCATCGAAGGCATGGGCGATGCGGCCACCGCGACCGTTGCCCGCTATGTCGATATGTCGACCGGCGTGTTTGAAAACGCGCTTGCAAGCGACAATCACAGCGTCATCGTCACGACCCAGGGCGATGACCTGCTGGGCTATGTCATCGTCATTCATGACAATCCCGAAATCGACTGGATCATGGTCGACCCGGCCGCCCACGGACTGGGTGCGGGCAAGGCATTGATGATCGCCGCCCTCGATGCACTGGCCGAACGCAAACCGCATGCAACCGTCAGGCTTTCGGTCGTCGCGCACAACGAACGCGCCAAGGCGTTCTACCGCAAATTCGGCTTCCTCGTCACCGGCCCGATCCCGGGCCGCGACATCCCGACCGTGGAGATGCAGCGGGCGGCTTGA
- a CDS encoding VOC family protein, with translation MAVKRIVSNFAIDDVAKIRAFYEDILGLDCVMDHGWIVTFAAERQNVMPQVSFATEGGSGTPVPDLSIEVDDLEEVLARVKEAGIDIEYGPALEPWGVKRFYVRDPAGRLLNILSHM, from the coding sequence ATGGCGGTCAAACGCATCGTTTCGAACTTTGCCATTGATGATGTCGCGAAGATCAGGGCGTTTTACGAGGATATCCTTGGCCTTGACTGCGTGATGGATCACGGCTGGATCGTGACCTTTGCTGCCGAAAGGCAGAATGTCATGCCGCAGGTCAGCTTCGCGACCGAAGGCGGTTCCGGTACTCCGGTGCCCGATCTTTCGATCGAGGTCGATGATCTTGAGGAGGTTCTGGCGCGCGTCAAGGAAGCCGGGATCGATATCGAATACGGCCCGGCGCTTGAGCCGTGGGGTGTGAAACGGTTCTATGTCCGCGACCCGGCGGGCAGGCTTTTGAATATTCTGTCTCACATGTGA
- a CDS encoding FMN-binding glutamate synthase family protein has protein sequence MKFLILNQRYAVLAGVTLLTVASLICAALVDVWFWLPVVIFGGLMVVGWFDLRQTRHSILRNYPVSGHIRFILESFRPEIRQYMIESDQDEVPFSRQSRGLVYQRAKGVEDKRPFGTIEEVYSSGYAWLTHSVAPTSITDIDFRVRVGGAACKQPYDASLYNISAMSFGSLSGNAILALNKGAKKGGFAHDTGEGSISRYHREGGGDLIYQVASGYFGCRNDDGTFSEERFAETASNPQVKMIEVKLSQGAKPGHGGMLPAAKITPEISEARGIPMGIDCISPAAHSTFSTPVGLMEFIARLRDLSGGKPVGFKLCIGHRREFMCIVKAMLKTGILPDFIVVDGKEGGTGAAPVEFANRVGMPMREGLTFVHNALRGAGVRDQIKIGAAGKIVTAFDIAQTLALGADWCNAARGFMFALGCIQAQSCHTNHCPVGIATQDPLRQRALNVGDKSDRVARFHHNTMHALAEITGAAGLTDPRNFMPYHFMVRQKDNEFLDGNEAYPYLPEGFLVSGGPEIEGLHDWYSRWDRASAETFAPSEIPFGPFKRHKNVVTEKAAQ, from the coding sequence GTGAAATTTCTGATTTTGAATCAGCGTTATGCGGTTCTGGCCGGTGTGACGCTTTTGACGGTTGCCTCGTTGATCTGTGCGGCCTTGGTCGATGTCTGGTTCTGGCTGCCGGTGGTGATCTTTGGCGGGTTGATGGTTGTTGGCTGGTTTGATCTGCGCCAGACCCGGCATTCGATCCTGCGCAACTATCCTGTCAGTGGTCATATCCGGTTTATCCTTGAAAGTTTTCGCCCGGAAATCCGGCAATATATGATCGAAAGCGATCAGGACGAGGTGCCGTTCAGCCGCCAGTCGCGCGGGCTTGTCTATCAGCGCGCCAAGGGGGTCGAGGACAAGCGCCCGTTTGGCACCATCGAGGAAGTGTATAGTTCCGGCTATGCGTGGCTGACCCATTCGGTCGCGCCGACCAGCATCACCGATATTGATTTTCGGGTTCGGGTCGGCGGGGCGGCCTGCAAGCAGCCCTATGACGCCAGCCTTTATAATATTTCGGCGATGAGCTTTGGCTCGTTATCGGGCAATGCGATTCTGGCGCTGAACAAGGGGGCGAAAAAGGGTGGTTTTGCCCATGACACGGGCGAAGGCAGCATCAGCCGGTATCACCGTGAAGGTGGCGGGGATCTGATTTATCAGGTGGCGTCGGGTTATTTCGGATGCCGCAATGATGATGGCACTTTTTCCGAGGAACGATTTGCCGAAACCGCATCCAACCCGCAGGTCAAAATGATCGAGGTGAAGCTGAGCCAGGGGGCGAAGCCCGGCCATGGCGGCATGTTGCCCGCAGCCAAGATCACCCCGGAAATATCCGAGGCACGTGGCATCCCGATGGGGATTGATTGCATTTCGCCTGCCGCGCACAGCACGTTTTCTACCCCCGTTGGCCTGATGGAATTCATTGCCAGACTGCGTGACCTTTCGGGCGGCAAGCCGGTCGGGTTCAAGCTGTGCATCGGGCATCGGCGGGAATTCATGTGCATCGTCAAGGCGATGCTGAAAACCGGCATTCTGCCCGATTTCATCGTGGTCGATGGCAAGGAAGGCGGTACGGGTGCCGCCCCGGTCGAGTTCGCCAACCGGGTCGGCATGCCGATGCGCGAAGGTTTGACATTTGTTCATAATGCCCTTCGGGGGGCTGGTGTGCGTGATCAGATCAAGATCGGGGCGGCGGGCAAGATCGTTACGGCGTTTGATATCGCGCAGACATTGGCGCTCGGTGCGGACTGGTGCAATGCGGCGCGTGGTTTCATGTTTGCGTTGGGCTGTATTCAGGCGCAGTCATGCCACACCAACCATTGCCCGGTCGGCATTGCAACACAGGACCCGCTGCGCCAGCGGGCCCTTAATGTGGGTGACAAAAGCGACCGGGTGGCGCGGTTCCACCATAATACCATGCATGCGCTGGCCGAGATCACCGGGGCGGCGGGTCTGACCGATCCGCGCAATTTCATGCCCTATCACTTCATGGTGCGCCAGAAGGACAACGAGTTTCTGGATGGCAACGAAGCCTATCCCTACCTGCCCGAAGGGTTCCTTGTGTCCGGCGGGCCGGAGATCGAGGGGCTTCATGACTGGTATTCGCGCTGGGACCGGGCATCGGCGGAAACCTTTGCCCCGTCCGAAATCCCGTTTGGCCCGTTCAAGCGGCACAAGAATGTCGTGACCGAGAAGGCGGCACAGTAG